ATACCTTTCAGTGTCTGAATCTAAGTAATGATATTCTCTTCATGTTTTATTTTATACATTTATTTTATTTAAACCATCTTTTATTAATTTATTAAAATCATGAAATGGAGGTCATGATTTCAGTCCACTACTCCATAATTTCGTTGTAATGATTTTAATTAGGATTAATCAGATTCGTCGGTTCATAATTTTTTTATTCACCAGCATTTATTTCCAACTACCCAGAACTGATTTTGATGGAAGGCCAGTGGTTGCACCAAGTTCCTGTACGCAGCATGATGCAACAAAGTTTCCTAACATTGCTGATTCTTCAATGTTTTTACCTTCGAGAAATCCGTATATGAATCCTGAATTAAATGCATCTCCTGCACCAGTGGTGTCCCGACAATCTACACCAAATGCATCCAGGAGGTATGTTTTAATACCATCTGTAACCAGACAACCCTTTTTACCCTGTTTAACTACTATAATTTCAATTCCATAGTTTAATAGAGTGTTGATTTGAGGGTCATGCCCTTTTTTTGAGCGTAATAGAAGATTTAATTCGTTCTGATTTATTAAAAGAATATTGGTTCTTTGAAGAATTTTTTGCAGAACTTTAAGACCTTTAGATGCATAGATCATTCCGGGATCAAGACTCACTGTAATCTGGTTAGGTATGTTCTCCAGTAATTCTTCCTGTGCTTCTATAGATTTCCCTACAAATGAAGTAAGATGCAGTAATCTGGTATTTGATGCGTATTCTAAATCTATCTCAGGAGTAGTGATGCTGTCATTCACTCCGGGGTCAACATACAA
The sequence above is a segment of the Methanobacterium petrolearium genome. Coding sequences within it:
- a CDS encoding carbohydrate kinase family protein; the protein is MKLDVVGFGALNLDRLFQVNRIACKEEEGQIKNLHESCGGSAANTIIGLARLGLDTGFIGKIASDREGETLLDNLKNEDVDIQGIIKSSGGRSGTVHGYVDRKGERALYVDPGVNDSITTPEIDLEYASNTRLLHLTSFVGKSIEAQEELLENIPNQITVSLDPGMIYASKGLKVLQKILQRTNILLINQNELNLLLRSKKGHDPQINTLLNYGIEIIVVKQGKKGCLVTDGIKTYLLDAFGVDCRDTTGAGDAFNSGFIYGFLEGKNIEESAMLGNFVASCCVQELGATTGLPSKSVLGSWK